GCAAACAAGGCACTTATGCGCCTTCGCCATAATACCGCGGTTGAGCAAGCCTCCCGCCACAACAACGATTGAGCTAGCCTCCCACTGCCTCAACAAGAAGTGTCAATGCATGCAACTGGGCTACCTCTCTTTGCCATAACCACTCCCGGTGGGCTACCTTCAAGAATGAGCCTTTGAACTCTATAACCGCAACTACCTAAGATGGACCTAGAGGGTTGACGCGCTCCCTTACCACTTAGCGCAGGTTATGACAAACTTAAACTTTAACATCAAAACAACAACACCAACATGAAATCATCTCAAGAGGACAAGAAATCTACTAGCGccaatgaaaacaaaaatgattgtcaaatttagaaaaaaaaaaagcactttTCACGCTCACACGAACAAACTTCCTAGAGGCTTATCCTTAGAGGCCCTTACACGGGATTTCAAAGGTTTCCTCGTGGTCCATCCTTGATGATGCATTGCATAGCAACGAAAGTCAAGGACAAGCTCTTAGAAATTCTTTCTATAGTTCTACGTTGGAGATCTTCATTGCATCACATAGACAACAAACAAAATCAAGGGCAAGTCCCAGAGAGTTTATTTTCCTATAGTTTTCATAGACTGTCTCTACCATGATTGATTCTTATATTAAAGATTCTTAAGGCTTTCTTGTTGGACAAATCAACCTTAAGAACTACAAGCATATGTTGGATATAAAATGAAGTGGGGTCTAGCCCATTGGAAGCCTATTACTAGGGGTAAAAGGAAAGTTGACCGATGAGAGGGACAAAGTGCAAGTAGGACTCAAGAGGAACTCCGAAGAAGGAAGGAgatctctataaaagaaaataaccacTACTAATGTGGCAAATTGGACAACTTTATTAGGAAAGACTTCCCAACCATCACAAGAATCTCTCTCATGGAAGGAAGGTATCTTCTTAAACCTCTACTCAACTCTATTTCTTTTGTTATATTGAGAGATATGGCCTCCTATAAAATCACCCAACCTAGTGGATTTTGCCCCCTACCCGAAATGATTTGTGGACGTAGGCTTTTATGCTGAACTGCACAAATCTCTATGCCCTCTATTTGATTACAATCTATATGCTTAATGTATAGTTTATTTCATGGACAAGTATTTGAATGCCGTATCAACACCCAAATCATTATCGTGGGCCATTCCATATTTTTAGACTCTAAtcggtcaaaaaaaaaaaagcatcaacgATGTTtaaacataattcaaaatataatatttaattttattattattattattattattattttggttggGATTGGGAGGAGGGGCAGGAATTCGCAGCATTTGATTAAAGTAGTGTGAAATAGCTTAGACCGCATGCATGCGCATATGCCGACTAAATTCAAGAACAAGGAGATAAATAATTGCATGCCAAGAGCTTTAAAAGCACTAATTCTAGTGAGGAATCCAAGGTTTGTGTTATTTATACTTGAAATATTTCTTCTGCAATGACAAAGATCCCTTGCTAGAATTCCTAATGCAACCAGAACCAGATGCTCTTACAGCTAATTCCTTGTGgacttaattcatttttttcctttttcgttTTTTATTTCATCAATATGGCAAAAAGGCAAGAGGTGAAGCACCATTGAAAGAAGAAAGCAGCCACTGGTTCCATGGCCAACAATTCAAGATTAATTCACTAAGCCAAGAGAAAACCggatgaagaagaaaaatgcaGGTCAGTCCACTATCTGAGGTGGTGATGAACTTTGTGTATCTTCTACTGATATTTCAGTCACATCGTCGACGGAAATTATTGCCCTTTCGATCTTATTCCCGATGCCATTGAATTGCAATTCTTTTTCCAAGTGCAAGCAATAGATCTCGAAAACCCGGGAGCTTACTGTAACTCCAAAATCCAATAGAAAGAGCAATTCCAATTCCAGCCTGTTCAACTCGGCATTACTTACTCCTCCAGCTCGAGCAAAAAATGCATTGTTATAATGCCTGTAATAGGAGAACAAATCAATTAATCATCATCAAAGATGCTGTCCTCCATGTAGTCTTTtcagcaaaatatatataaatatatatatatatatatatatatgtccttAATTGAAATGAGCACACCATACAGGATATATAGATgatacaaataatttattgactAGATATTCAAGCTGTGTCTTCAATAATTCCTTAAATCCACTCACGTACGTCTTTCACATACATTAATATGAATATCTAAAAAGAGATATCTATAGCATATCAATCAAATCCATTCAACCGAGTTCAGAGCAGTGctcgttaatatatatagttcagttgaaccaaaaaaattttaaacaagcTAAATTCAAAGCACCCccataaataatcaagaaaacaagcCAGAGGAATTGAAGATGCACAAAAGACCCCATCTCACAGacacagacagagagagagagagagagagagagagagagagagagagagagagagagagagagagagagagagagagagagggcttaCTCATCATCTAGCATCTTAGAAGCAACCATAACGCTTGTAACCAATAACCTATGCACATTCAAGGATATCACGAGGGAGTCAGGGTGCCTGTGCACCAATCTGTCTATATACACATACCCAACCACAAAACAAGATGGACTACAATTCGTATACTTGTACAGCCTCTCCAAGTACCTCTGAACACTTATGCTTGGTGCTCTCACACCATGAAACGCATTCAAGCCCTTCCCAAGTCGACACGAGCCGCAGCTTTCCTCATCCAGCTTCTGATTGAGGGAGTCCATGAGCCGGTCATTTCGAGCCACCAGCTTCTCCAACACGGAAGACAATATGGTTAGCACTCTAGGCGTGGTCGTCTCAGCTTGGCTCGGCTCCAGCTGCCGGCTTTGGTTTGTATATCCACCACCAACGGTAGACAACATTTAGGCCATTGTTGTGGTTTCTCCCAGATGTGTGAGAAAGAATTTTCAGGCATTTGGTTGGTTACACTTGAGGGTGTGTGCTTCCAGGTGTACATGTTATCCAGTTTGGAGGGTCGCGAACTGGGAATTCGACACGTGTACATCTTGCTCTGTGTCTAAATCTATAGAAAGAGGTTTTTGGAACTTTGGATATCAATTAGCAGCTGGATTTTGGGTGATCTGTTGATGAGATATTGGGTTGCAGACAATGATTTCGAGCCATTGGATTTGAAGGGATCATACATGCGCATgggaataaatataatatggaTTTTAACTGGACAGCAACAATTCACCAAATTGATGGTGGAAACTGGAAACTACCTTATCAGGACTACCAGAAAACACGAGACAAGCAAAAATGAAAAGTCTGGGATCATTGCTGAGGACCGATCTTTTCACGACACAGAGGAATGTTCGTACCTCCACAAACAACGTGATACGTATCTGTTAATCACGGGACTCGAAAATGGCTGGTCACCGAAGAAGAGAAAGGTGTAGATCAATTGGTTGAAAAGGCAGAAGCGTGGGCTACAAGGAGTGGCTGAAATCTTTCATAATAGTTTAATTCTGGCATGTGGTCTAGAggcactttttcaaaaatattctaaccacaaataaatatataaataatctcGACATAGTTTATTATGAttcgttaaattataaatttattttttttataaaataaatttaacagatCAAATAAACTCACgtcaatttaattaattatttttgtgtaattctttTTTGGACATACTCTCAGAAAGAGAGAATTATTCTTAACACGATTAGGAGTGATATCAAGGAAGAATGTTGAGCTTTTTCATCATAAATCTGCTCTTATgcaggttaaaaaaaaataaaaaacaaatcccTGAAAATGGCTCTCAGATGAACACGAGGACCTCTTGTTAGGCACTTGAAATTCAGATTTTCCCCAAAAATATGCACCATTAACAATGATATTGTATTAAATTGAATCAATATATCGTCCATCAAATATCTCTAATGATTGAACagcctatttttcttttcttttctttcctttttctttttctttttctttttcttttctttttttttttttttttttttgaacaaaGGAGGGAAAATTAACAtcttagtaaaaaaaaaaatggaatgacATGAGATCCTTATCGCTAAAATGTTTTACAAAAACCTCGAATGATGCGGCCAGCAAGACATTGATTGTTTGTCTCGCTCACTATACATTGTGCTCACTAGAAGCAAgtaattttttctcttcctcGTTTGGGATGTCGTTCATTGAGAACTGAATATTTGACTTGGAGTTCATCTTATTCCACTCATTTTCCACACGGAAGAAAATCCATTGGAAGCGACGAAAAATCTCCAAAGCAGCTATAGCAAACACCGTCAAGTAATTATGGCGAAGATGCGCGGACAGCTTGTATGTCCATGTGCAACGCAGGACAAGATTGCTCCCTATCACCCAAAAATAAACCTGCAATCCatacataaaattatttcaGACACAGAGTATTAGAACTAACCTAGATCCGTTCCGAACGAATCAGACAAGGTggaatactaaattactaattagcaaagaaaactttagatCAGCTTTACTAAAGCTGGCAGTGAAGACATCAGCTTTATCAAGTTTCCAATTAAATGATTGGGTAATTTTAGTCACACAGAACTGTCCAGTCCACACTAGTTCAAACTTGCTCTGTTGTCAGGTTAAAAGTCTCAAGGTTTCTTAAGCTAAACGAGTCATTTAAGGTCACTAAAACACTTTTGTAACCCAATTACTACAATAAAATGGGCATAGCCTTACCCATTTTCGTCCATATAACATGTGTGAGAAGAGATGTGGTTTGCTGAACTTGAATATCCGAGTGAAGCCACTGGCAAAGAGGAGATATTTAACGACAAATCAAAAGAGAATATTCGAGATGTAACAAGTTCTAAAAACGTAGGTAACTGTCCTTTACATGGCCTATAAGTAATTTTAGTGCACAACTCCTGAACAAGAACACCAAAGACGTCAGTAATATTACTGAAAATCATGATTA
This is a stretch of genomic DNA from Carya illinoinensis cultivar Pawnee chromosome 3, C.illinoinensisPawnee_v1, whole genome shotgun sequence. It encodes these proteins:
- the LOC122303839 gene encoding cyclin-U1-1 isoform X2, yielding MLSTVGGGYTNQSRQLEPSQAETTTPRVLTILSSVLEKLVARNDRLMDSLNQKLDEESCGSCRLGKGLNAFHGVRAPSISVQRLLVTSVMVASKMLDDEHYNNAFFARAGGVSNAELNRLELELLFLLDFGVTVSSRVFEIYCLHLEKELQFNGIGNKIERAIISVDDVTEISVEDTQSSSPPQIVD
- the LOC122303839 gene encoding cyclin-U1-1 isoform X1 produces the protein MLSTVGGGYTNQSRQLEPSQAETTTPRVLTILSSVLEKLVARNDRLMDSLNQKLDEESCGSCRLGKGLNAFHGVRAPSISVQRYLERLYKYTNCSPSCFVVGYVYIDRLVHRHPDSLVISLNVHRLLVTSVMVASKMLDDEHYNNAFFARAGGVSNAELNRLELELLFLLDFGVTVSSRVFEIYCLHLEKELQFNGIGNKIERAIISVDDVTEISVEDTQSSSPPQIVD